In a single window of the Papaver somniferum cultivar HN1 chromosome 8, ASM357369v1, whole genome shotgun sequence genome:
- the LOC113302406 gene encoding adenine phosphoribosyltransferase 3-like, with the protein MFKVEEEAEERTMPVCKNQDPRIHGIQTKIRVVPNFPKPGIMFQDITTLLLDPKAFKDTVDLFVERYKGKNISVVAGVEARGFIFGPPIALAIGAKFVPLRKPRKLPGKVISEEYVLEYGKDCLEMHIGAVEPGDRALVVDDLIATGGTLCAAMKLLERVGAEVVECACVIELPDLKGRERLNGKPLYILVETH; encoded by the exons ATGTTCAAAGttgaagaagaagcagaagaaagaaCAATGCCGGTTTGTAAGAACCAAGATCCTCGTATTCATGGCATCCAGACTAAAATTCGTGTTGTTCCCAATTTTCCAAAACCAG GGATTATGTTTCAAGATATAACAACTTTGCTTCTTGATCCAAAAGCATTCAAGGATACTGTTGATTTATTTGTTGAGAGATATAAGGGGAAAAATATATCAGTGGTTGCAG GAGTCGAGGCTCGGGGTTTCATATTCGGTCCACCGATTGCATTGGCAATTGGAGCGAAGTTTGTTCCATTGAGGAAACCACGAAAATTGCCTG GCAAAGTCATCTCTGAGGAGTATGTTCTGGAATACGGAAAGGATTGTCTTGAGATGCACATTGGAGCAGTTGAACCTGGTGATCGTGCGCTAGTAGTTGATGATTTGATAGCCACTGGAGGAACCTTGTGTGCTGCAATGAAATTACTTG aGCGTGTTGGGGCTGAAGTAGTTGAATGTGCATGTGTGATTGAACTTCCTGATTTGAAG GGTCGTGAGCGTTTAAATGGTAAGCCGTTATATATCTTGGTCGAGACCCACTAG